One part of the Marichromatium purpuratum 984 genome encodes these proteins:
- a CDS encoding permease — protein MIAQFLAAFWQVMVELSPSLLLGLLIAGLMHVYLPHGFVHRGLNRPDMASVTRATLVGVPLPLCSCGVIPTALGLRNEGASKGATTAFMISTPQTGVDSILVSAAFLGWPFALFKLVAAFVTGLVGGGLVNRFTRPDPVPAQQAATDGDGTRPRGWRPVLRYAVFDLLGAIDLWVLAGVALAALLTVVLPADYFASQSWAQGLLGMLVVLAISLPLYVCTTGSVPIAASLIASGLPAGSALVFLMAGPATNIATFGAVYRTLGGRILAIYLAVVVVMSMAFGLLFDALLQRPAEHAAHLHGTEGDWLGVSAALLLTALLLLLAARRLRARFAPAPAVAADLTLPVLGMSCNHCVASVRQALERIDAVEAAEPDLGAGLVRVRGAHLDVSELVAAIRQAGFDSDPGQSR, from the coding sequence ATGATCGCGCAGTTCCTCGCCGCCTTCTGGCAGGTGATGGTCGAACTCTCCCCCTCGCTGTTGCTCGGCCTGCTGATCGCCGGGCTGATGCACGTCTATCTGCCGCATGGCTTCGTCCATCGCGGGCTCAACCGCCCCGACATGGCGAGCGTGACCCGCGCCACCCTGGTCGGGGTACCGCTGCCGCTGTGCTCCTGCGGGGTGATCCCCACGGCGTTGGGGCTACGTAACGAAGGCGCTTCCAAGGGCGCCACCACCGCCTTCATGATCAGTACCCCGCAGACCGGGGTCGACTCGATCCTGGTGAGCGCCGCCTTCCTCGGCTGGCCCTTCGCGCTGTTCAAGCTGGTCGCGGCCTTCGTCACCGGGCTGGTCGGCGGCGGGCTGGTCAACCGCTTCACCCGTCCCGATCCGGTGCCCGCACAACAGGCGGCGACGGATGGTGACGGGACGCGGCCGCGCGGCTGGCGCCCGGTGCTGCGCTATGCGGTGTTCGACCTGCTCGGGGCGATCGACCTGTGGGTGCTCGCCGGCGTAGCGCTGGCGGCGCTGCTGACCGTCGTGCTGCCCGCCGACTACTTCGCCTCGCAGTCCTGGGCCCAGGGGCTGCTCGGCATGCTGGTGGTGCTGGCGATCTCGCTGCCGCTCTATGTCTGCACCACCGGCTCGGTGCCGATCGCCGCTTCGTTGATCGCCTCGGGGCTGCCGGCGGGTTCGGCGCTGGTGTTCCTGATGGCCGGTCCGGCGACCAATATCGCCACCTTCGGGGCCGTCTATCGCACCCTCGGCGGTCGCATCCTGGCGATCTATCTCGCCGTGGTGGTGGTGATGAGTATGGCCTTCGGGCTGCTGTTCGACGCCCTGCTGCAGCGTCCGGCGGAGCATGCCGCGCATCTCCACGGCACCGAGGGCGACTGGCTGGGGGTGAGCGCGGCGCTGCTGCTCACCGCGCTGCTGCTGTTGCTCGCCGCGCGGCGCCTGCGTGCCCGCTTCGCGCCGGCGCCTGCCGTGGCCGCGGATCTGACCCTGCCGGTCTTGGGGATGAGCTGCAATCACTGCGTCGCCAGCGTCCGTCAGGCGCTCGAGCGCATCGATGCGGTTGAGGCCGCCGAACCCGATCTCGGCGCCGGGCTGGTGCGGGTGCGCGGCGCGCACCTCGACGTCAGCGAGCTGGTCGCGGCGATCCGCCAGGCCGGTTTCGACAGTGATCCCGGGCAGTCGCGCTAG
- a CDS encoding RNA recognition motif domain-containing protein, whose amino-acid sequence MRIYVGNLPYSVTDDELRDIFSGFGELASAEVIKDKFSGQSKGFGFVDMPNNSEADTAIKALNESDMKGRKLTVNEARPRAERPRGGGRY is encoded by the coding sequence ATGAGGATCTACGTAGGAAATCTCCCCTATAGCGTGACCGATGACGAGCTGAGGGACATCTTCAGCGGATTCGGTGAACTGGCCAGCGCCGAGGTGATCAAGGACAAGTTCTCCGGTCAGTCGAAGGGCTTCGGCTTCGTCGACATGCCCAACAACTCGGAGGCGGACACCGCGATCAAGGCCCTCAACGAGAGCGACATGAAGGGTCGCAAGCTCACCGTCAACGAGGCCAGGCCGCGGGCGGAGCGCCCGCGTGGAGGGGGGCGCTACTGA
- the ubiD gene encoding 4-hydroxy-3-polyprenylbenzoate decarboxylase → MKYRDLRDFIAQLEERGELVRVREPVDPHLEVTEICDRTLRGGGPALLFERPKGSEIPLLGNLFGTPCRVALGMGEDSVEALREVGRLLAFLKEPDPPKGMKQAWESLPIFKKVLDMAPKVRRNPPCQEHRLGGEAVDLGRLPIQHCWPGDAARLITWGLVITRGPEKPRQNLGIYRMQVLDRNRVIMRWLAHRGGALDYRDWQRAHPGKPFPVAVALGADPATILGAVTPVPDTLSEYAFAGLLRGSRTELARCQDSDLQVPASAEFVLEGHIHPDDMAPEGPFGDHTGYYNEVDRFPVFTIERITHRERPIYHSTYTGRPPDEPAILGVALNEVFVPILQKQFPEIVDFYLPPEGCSYRLAVVSIRKQYPGHAKRVMMGVWSFLRQFMYTKFVIVVDEDVCTRDWKDVIWAMTTRMDPARDTVTIENTPIDYLDFASPVSGLGSKIGFDATNKWQGETDREWGEPIRMDEAVRERVDRMWDRLGIELPEA, encoded by the coding sequence ATGAAGTACCGCGACCTGCGCGACTTCATCGCCCAGCTCGAGGAGCGCGGCGAGCTGGTGCGGGTGCGCGAGCCGGTCGACCCGCACCTGGAAGTGACCGAGATCTGCGACCGCACCCTGCGCGGCGGCGGCCCGGCACTGCTGTTCGAGCGCCCCAAGGGCTCGGAGATCCCGCTGCTCGGCAACCTCTTCGGCACCCCGTGCCGGGTGGCGCTGGGGATGGGCGAGGACTCGGTCGAGGCGCTGCGCGAGGTCGGTCGGCTGCTCGCCTTCCTCAAGGAGCCGGACCCGCCGAAGGGGATGAAGCAGGCCTGGGAGAGCCTGCCGATCTTCAAGAAGGTGCTCGACATGGCCCCCAAGGTGCGGCGCAACCCGCCCTGCCAGGAGCACCGGCTCGGCGGTGAGGCGGTCGACCTCGGACGACTGCCGATCCAGCACTGCTGGCCGGGCGACGCCGCGCGACTGATCACCTGGGGACTGGTGATCACCCGCGGCCCGGAGAAGCCGCGCCAGAACCTCGGCATCTATCGCATGCAGGTGCTCGATCGCAACCGGGTGATCATGCGCTGGCTGGCGCACCGCGGCGGCGCACTCGACTATCGCGACTGGCAGCGCGCCCACCCCGGCAAGCCCTTCCCGGTGGCCGTCGCGCTCGGCGCCGACCCGGCGACCATCCTCGGCGCCGTCACCCCGGTGCCCGATACCCTCTCGGAGTATGCCTTCGCCGGGCTGTTGCGCGGCAGCCGCACCGAGCTGGCGCGCTGTCAGGACTCCGACCTGCAGGTCCCGGCGAGCGCCGAGTTCGTGCTCGAGGGCCACATCCATCCCGACGACATGGCCCCGGAGGGTCCCTTCGGCGACCACACCGGCTACTACAACGAGGTCGACCGCTTCCCGGTGTTCACCATCGAGCGCATCACCCATCGCGAGCGCCCGATCTATCACAGCACCTATACCGGCCGGCCACCCGACGAGCCGGCGATCCTCGGGGTGGCGCTCAACGAGGTCTTCGTGCCCATCCTGCAGAAGCAGTTCCCGGAGATCGTCGACTTCTACCTGCCGCCCGAGGGCTGCTCCTACCGCCTCGCGGTGGTGAGCATCCGCAAGCAGTATCCGGGACACGCCAAGCGGGTGATGATGGGGGTGTGGTCCTTCCTGCGCCAGTTCATGTACACCAAGTTCGTCATCGTCGTCGACGAGGACGTCTGCACCCGCGACTGGAAGGATGTGATCTGGGCAATGACCACCCGGATGGACCCGGCGCGCGACACGGTGACGATCGAGAACACCCCGATCGACTATCTCGACTTCGCCTCGCCGGTCTCCGGACTGGGTTCGAAGATCGGCTTCGACGCGACCAACAAGTGGCAGGGCGAGACCGACCGCGAGTGGGGCGAGCCGATCCGCATGGACGAGGCGGTGCGCGAGCGGGTCGATCGCATGTGGGATCGGCTGGGCATCGAACTGCCCGAGGCGTGA